A part of Melittangium boletus DSM 14713 genomic DNA contains:
- a CDS encoding amino acid adenylation domain-containing protein — translation MTLDQIVIRSAARTPEAIAVKGPDETLTYGQLDALANRIARALQGLGVKKGDRVGLWTEKSARAVAAMQGISRLGAAYVPMDPLNPATRTKLILEDCRIDVLVTSASRAVELRDGGLERLRFLLVEDAGPELSWAGLSGFSAEPLPWHGSDENALAYILYTSGSTGTPKGVCISHRNALAFIEWCHELLGTTADDRFSNHAPFFFDLSVLDLYAAFLGGASVTLIPEALAFAPEKLVELVLRERFTVWYSVPSALILMMQQGGLLNHAQLPFRSLLFAGEPFPIKHLRPLREHLRDTRFFNLYGPTETNVCTFHEVTHIPAERTEPVPIGIASCGDKVWLAPPAEADDAPREEGDGAVGELMVEGPTVMLGYWGQPPQENRPYATGDLCRQLPDGGFEYIGRRDNMLKVRGRRLEPGEIEAALLTHPDIREVGVVAAGSGLEARLVAFLVSHATPPPSLLKVKKHCAERLPRYMIVDEVRVLPEMPRTPNGKLNRRALRDLAQQRPSKDGNAPG, via the coding sequence ATGACACTCGATCAGATCGTGATTCGCAGCGCGGCGCGGACCCCCGAGGCCATCGCCGTCAAGGGTCCCGACGAAACGCTCACCTACGGGCAGCTCGACGCGCTCGCCAACCGGATCGCCCGTGCCCTGCAAGGGCTGGGCGTGAAGAAGGGCGACCGCGTGGGGCTGTGGACGGAGAAGTCCGCGCGCGCGGTGGCGGCGATGCAGGGAATCTCCCGGCTCGGTGCCGCCTACGTGCCGATGGATCCCTTGAATCCAGCCACGCGGACGAAGCTCATCCTCGAGGACTGCCGCATCGACGTGCTGGTGACCAGCGCCTCGCGCGCGGTCGAGCTGCGCGACGGCGGCCTGGAGCGGCTGCGCTTCCTGTTGGTGGAGGACGCGGGACCCGAGCTGTCCTGGGCGGGCCTGTCTGGCTTTTCCGCGGAGCCGCTGCCCTGGCACGGCTCGGACGAGAACGCCCTCGCCTATATCCTCTATACCTCGGGCTCCACGGGGACGCCCAAGGGCGTGTGCATCAGCCACCGCAACGCGCTGGCCTTCATCGAGTGGTGCCACGAATTGCTGGGCACCACTGCGGACGACCGATTCAGCAATCACGCGCCGTTCTTCTTCGATCTGTCGGTGTTGGACCTCTACGCGGCCTTCCTGGGCGGCGCCTCGGTCACCCTCATCCCGGAGGCCCTGGCCTTCGCCCCGGAGAAGCTGGTGGAGCTGGTGCTGCGCGAGCGGTTCACCGTCTGGTATTCGGTGCCCTCGGCGCTCATCCTGATGATGCAGCAGGGCGGACTGCTGAACCACGCCCAGCTTCCCTTCCGATCCTTGCTGTTCGCGGGAGAGCCCTTCCCCATCAAGCACCTGCGGCCCCTGCGCGAACACCTGCGGGACACCCGGTTCTTCAACCTGTACGGCCCCACCGAGACGAATGTCTGCACCTTCCACGAGGTGACGCACATCCCCGCCGAGCGCACCGAGCCGGTTCCGATTGGCATCGCGAGCTGTGGGGACAAGGTGTGGCTGGCGCCTCCCGCGGAGGCCGATGACGCGCCCCGGGAGGAAGGAGACGGAGCGGTCGGAGAGCTGATGGTGGAGGGGCCCACGGTGATGCTGGGCTACTGGGGCCAGCCGCCCCAGGAGAACCGGCCCTACGCGACCGGGGACCTGTGCCGCCAGCTGCCGGACGGGGGCTTCGAGTACATCGGCCGCCGCGACAACATGTTGAAGGTGCGGGGCCGGCGGCTCGAGCCCGGGGAGATCGAGGCGGCGCTGCTCACCCACCCGGACATCCGCGAGGTCGGAGTGGTCGCCGCGGGCTCCGGCCTGGAGGCCCGGCTCGTGGCCTTCCTGGTGAGCCACGCCACCCCCCCGCCCTCCCTGCTCAAGGTGAAGAAGCACTGCGCCGAGCGGCTGCCGCGCTACATGATCGTCGACGAGGTCCGCGTGCTTCCGGAGATGCCTCGGACACCGAATGGCAAGCTCAACCGGCGCGCCCTCCGGGACCTGGCGCAACAGCGCCCCTCGAAGGACGGGAACGCGCCCGGGTAG
- a CDS encoding SDR family NAD(P)-dependent oxidoreductase: MSRNEGSAPELTPLQQALLTIEKLQRKLAAGARPEEDTIAIIGMGCRFPGGATSPSRFRDLLWGAGDGVRDIPADRQALQGLYDPDPSRPGKMSMRRAAFVDGVERFDAEFFRISRREAEGMDPQQRFFLEVSWEALEDAGIPPHRLLGSRTGVFAGVHAKDYAFLANGGLEKVGPHYSTGVDASYVAGRLSYLLGLEGPSMAVDTACSSSLAAVHLACQSLRTQESTLAIAGGVKLILSPHLSVFLSKAGALSPSSRCRAFDGAADGMVQGEGCGVVILKRYRDAVRDGDRIHAVIRATAMNHDGASGGLTVPNVRAQESLYRLALQRAGIEPGQVDYLEAHGTGTRLGDPIELEGVSRVYGASRPKEQPLWMGSVKPNIGHTEAAAGVAGLIKAVLVLQSAEAPPSLHFENPNPEFAWEGSGIAVPQKRTPLADKARPHRVAVSSFGMSGVNAHALVESHQDKAAPQPDAGPYLLPLSARGEPALRELAAAYLNELSDRPTANLREVCFTAGAGRSPQEHRLALVARTRDELLALLRDAVNGREGQGLIRGQARTAGERDAIFVFGDDASGVGERVRGLLERDASFRAQFQRLEGTFRQVAGGSALEKGTGSEAGPREAVLLCLFQIALAEQWRSYGIEPAAVAGQGTGEVSAGVIAGVLTVEEAIQLVLQRPEARPAHAQPARCAFFSSADAAWVEPGATPGAQHWEKLRASGTRPGLAASHLLARKASTILVFAAELESEVLVLRADSKGDDAGLGLLGTAARLYCAGFSLRFDILYPQAKKTALPTYPWQHERYWWDGEQGAAKVTPTVALPVVAEGGKEDTAALDALFCSLSWSAREENAAEPVRLDGTWLVAGADAKATGELQEALASAGGSAIEVDLSGPESFTRQLGELSSAGREPRGVVFVARTGHPDTSDGLHGMVRDDAVAVTSIVRALARQAASTLPRLYLVTRGAQLINGETGTVSLAGAPLWGLGRVIVYEHPELRCKRIDADPSAGPESLRQLVAELGREQGATGDEDEIALRGGKRLAPSLIQGRQTKEASGSFRPRQDRTYLITGGLGGIGLRLASWLVARGARHLAVCGRSGETAENRQTLETLRAAGARVEAFRVDVSRPDSVSGMLEHIRRGDAPLGGIFHCAGVLADGSLLQLDPRSFDTVLGPKVDGAWNLHTLATDASLEQFVLFSSTASLVGSAGQANYATANAFLDALAHLRRARGLPAISLNWGSWGEVGMAAVDARRGERLAERGMEPMSVDDALAAMGVALADGPVTQGLARFNAERWVASHPSVATSSLFRAKLDSEPESATDKASRKLREVLLSLEGPARRVVLDSRLKQMVSEVSRIPSERISSTDTFDALGFDSIMALEMRDLVTGELEINVPLKRFVDAYSIEQVTAELLEKLAVASVLGASSSERTESKRVLL; the protein is encoded by the coding sequence ATGAGTCGAAACGAAGGTTCCGCGCCGGAGCTGACCCCCCTTCAGCAGGCCCTGCTCACGATCGAGAAGCTGCAGCGGAAGCTCGCCGCTGGCGCTCGGCCGGAGGAAGACACCATCGCCATCATCGGCATGGGCTGCCGGTTTCCCGGAGGCGCGACGAGCCCCTCCCGGTTCCGGGACCTGCTGTGGGGTGCTGGCGATGGCGTGAGGGATATTCCCGCCGACCGGCAGGCGCTCCAGGGGCTCTACGATCCCGACCCGTCCCGGCCCGGGAAGATGTCCATGCGCCGCGCGGCCTTCGTCGACGGCGTGGAGCGGTTCGACGCCGAGTTCTTCCGGATCTCCCGGCGGGAAGCCGAGGGGATGGATCCTCAGCAGCGCTTCTTCCTGGAGGTCAGCTGGGAGGCCCTGGAGGACGCGGGCATTCCACCGCACCGGTTGTTGGGCTCGCGCACCGGCGTCTTCGCCGGAGTGCACGCCAAGGACTACGCGTTCCTCGCCAACGGAGGGCTGGAGAAGGTCGGCCCCCACTACTCCACCGGCGTTGACGCGAGCTATGTCGCCGGGCGGCTCTCGTATCTGCTCGGGCTCGAGGGGCCCAGCATGGCCGTGGACACGGCCTGCTCCTCCTCGCTGGCCGCGGTGCACCTGGCGTGTCAGAGCCTGCGGACGCAGGAGTCGACGTTGGCCATCGCGGGAGGCGTGAAGCTCATCCTCTCGCCCCACCTGAGCGTGTTCCTGTCCAAGGCGGGAGCGCTCTCCCCGTCCAGCCGTTGCCGCGCGTTCGATGGCGCCGCGGATGGCATGGTGCAGGGCGAGGGTTGTGGCGTGGTCATCCTGAAGCGGTACCGGGATGCCGTGCGCGATGGAGACCGGATCCACGCCGTCATCCGCGCCACGGCGATGAACCACGACGGCGCCAGTGGCGGCCTCACGGTACCGAACGTCCGGGCCCAGGAGTCGTTGTACCGGCTCGCCCTGCAGCGTGCTGGTATCGAGCCGGGGCAGGTGGACTACCTGGAGGCCCATGGCACGGGCACCCGGTTGGGAGACCCCATCGAGTTGGAGGGCGTGTCGCGCGTCTATGGCGCCTCGCGGCCCAAGGAGCAGCCGTTGTGGATGGGCTCCGTCAAGCCGAACATCGGCCACACGGAGGCCGCGGCGGGTGTCGCGGGGCTCATCAAGGCCGTGCTGGTGCTCCAGTCCGCCGAGGCACCGCCCTCCCTTCACTTCGAGAACCCGAATCCGGAGTTCGCCTGGGAGGGCTCGGGAATCGCCGTTCCCCAGAAGCGCACGCCGCTCGCGGACAAGGCCCGGCCGCACCGTGTCGCCGTGAGTTCCTTCGGGATGAGCGGCGTGAATGCCCATGCGCTCGTCGAGTCCCACCAGGACAAGGCGGCGCCTCAACCGGATGCCGGACCGTATCTGTTGCCATTGTCGGCGCGCGGCGAGCCCGCCCTGCGTGAGTTGGCCGCGGCGTATCTGAATGAGCTCTCGGACCGCCCCACGGCGAATCTTCGGGAAGTCTGCTTCACCGCGGGCGCGGGACGCTCGCCTCAGGAACACCGTCTGGCGCTCGTTGCTCGGACGCGGGACGAGCTGCTCGCGTTGCTTCGCGATGCCGTCAACGGCCGTGAGGGTCAAGGGCTCATCCGGGGACAGGCCAGGACAGCGGGAGAGCGGGACGCGATCTTCGTCTTCGGCGATGACGCATCCGGTGTGGGCGAGCGCGTGCGCGGCCTGCTGGAGCGGGATGCGTCCTTCCGCGCCCAGTTCCAGCGTCTGGAGGGGACGTTCCGCCAGGTGGCGGGAGGGTCGGCGCTCGAGAAGGGAACGGGGAGTGAAGCAGGGCCGCGTGAGGCCGTGCTCCTGTGCCTCTTCCAGATCGCCCTGGCGGAGCAGTGGCGGTCGTACGGCATCGAGCCCGCCGCCGTCGCGGGCCAGGGGACGGGAGAGGTCTCCGCGGGGGTCATCGCGGGAGTTCTGACGGTGGAGGAGGCGATCCAACTCGTCCTCCAGCGCCCCGAGGCGCGGCCGGCTCATGCCCAGCCCGCGAGATGCGCGTTCTTCTCCAGCGCCGATGCGGCGTGGGTCGAGCCGGGTGCCACGCCGGGAGCCCAACATTGGGAGAAGCTGCGTGCGTCGGGGACCCGCCCAGGGCTGGCGGCCAGTCACCTGTTGGCACGCAAGGCGTCCACCATCCTGGTGTTCGCGGCCGAGCTGGAATCCGAGGTGCTCGTCCTGCGTGCCGATTCCAAGGGGGATGATGCCGGGCTCGGACTCCTGGGCACCGCCGCGCGGCTCTACTGCGCGGGGTTCTCGCTCCGGTTCGACATCCTCTATCCCCAGGCGAAGAAGACGGCCCTTCCCACCTACCCGTGGCAACACGAACGGTACTGGTGGGATGGCGAGCAGGGCGCGGCGAAGGTGACTCCCACCGTGGCGCTGCCCGTCGTGGCGGAGGGTGGCAAGGAGGACACGGCGGCCCTGGACGCGCTGTTCTGCTCGCTCTCGTGGTCCGCTCGCGAGGAGAATGCCGCCGAGCCGGTCCGGCTCGACGGAACGTGGCTCGTCGCGGGCGCCGATGCGAAGGCGACGGGGGAACTCCAGGAGGCATTGGCCTCGGCGGGGGGCTCGGCGATCGAGGTCGACCTGTCCGGCCCGGAGTCCTTCACCCGCCAGTTGGGTGAGTTGTCCTCGGCGGGGCGTGAGCCGCGGGGCGTCGTCTTCGTGGCGCGCACCGGGCATCCCGACACCTCGGACGGACTGCATGGAATGGTTCGCGACGATGCCGTCGCCGTGACGTCGATCGTGCGCGCCCTGGCCCGCCAGGCGGCCTCCACGCTTCCCCGCCTCTACCTCGTGACCCGGGGTGCTCAGCTCATCAACGGGGAGACGGGGACGGTGTCGCTCGCGGGCGCGCCGCTCTGGGGTCTCGGACGCGTCATCGTGTACGAGCATCCGGAGTTGCGCTGCAAGCGGATCGATGCCGATCCCTCGGCCGGCCCGGAATCCCTGCGTCAACTCGTCGCCGAACTTGGCCGCGAGCAGGGCGCCACCGGGGATGAGGACGAGATCGCCCTGCGCGGAGGCAAGCGGCTGGCTCCCTCGCTCATCCAGGGGCGCCAGACGAAGGAGGCCTCGGGCTCCTTCCGCCCCAGGCAGGATCGCACGTATCTGATCACCGGCGGACTGGGGGGCATCGGGCTTCGTCTCGCCTCCTGGCTGGTGGCTCGGGGCGCGCGACACCTCGCGGTGTGTGGACGCTCGGGAGAGACGGCGGAGAACCGTCAGACGCTGGAGACGCTGCGGGCGGCGGGCGCGCGAGTCGAGGCCTTCCGCGTCGACGTGAGCCGTCCAGACTCGGTCTCGGGCATGCTCGAGCACATCCGGCGGGGAGACGCACCCCTGGGGGGCATCTTCCACTGCGCTGGTGTGCTGGCGGATGGCTCGCTGCTGCAACTGGATCCGCGGAGCTTCGACACCGTGCTGGGTCCGAAGGTGGATGGTGCCTGGAACCTCCACACGCTCGCCACGGATGCCTCGCTCGAGCAGTTCGTTCTCTTCTCCTCCACCGCCTCGCTGGTCGGGTCGGCCGGACAGGCGAATTACGCCACGGCGAACGCCTTCCTCGATGCGCTGGCGCACCTGCGTCGCGCTCGGGGCCTGCCCGCGATCAGCCTCAATTGGGGAAGCTGGGGAGAGGTTGGCATGGCCGCCGTGGACGCGCGTCGCGGGGAGCGGCTCGCGGAGCGCGGCATGGAGCCCATGTCCGTTGATGATGCCCTCGCGGCGATGGGCGTCGCGCTCGCCGACGGGCCCGTCACCCAGGGCCTCGCGCGTTTCAACGCGGAGCGGTGGGTCGCCAGTCATCCGTCTGTGGCGACGTCCTCGTTGTTCCGGGCGAAGCTCGACAGCGAGCCGGAGAGCGCCACGGACAAGGCGTCACGCAAGCTGCGTGAGGTCCTGCTCTCCCTCGAGGGACCCGCCCGGCGCGTCGTATTGGATTCGCGCCTCAAGCAGATGGTCTCCGAGGTGAGCCGGATTCCCTCCGAGCGCATCTCCTCCACGGACACATTCGACGCACTGGGGTTCGACTCCATCATGGCCCTCGAGATGAGGGATCTGGTGACGGGGGAACTCGAGATCAACGTGCCGCTCAAGCGGTTCGTGGATGCCTATTCCATCGAGCAGGTCACCGCGGAGCTTCTGGAGAAGCTCGCCGTGGCCAGCGTGCTCGGCGCTTCCTCGTCGGAGCGCACTGAATCGAAAAGGGTCTTGCTATGA
- a CDS encoding phosphate/phosphite/phosphonate ABC transporter substrate-binding protein → MPAPPPHPARVSFRFGLPPSLGSGPARERAESLTVFLERALRRKVEVGVAASYEALAKDLLAGRADAVWAPPFVCARMEAMGVRVLARGVRRGRSSYRSALVVRAGSGLTLDTLQGRRMAWVDRDSVGGYLLPAAYLKARGQEPGKVFSAQHFTGSYQAALEAVRDGTADVASIFCPPESTGLIYADGVDVVLPGQSGAFELLAYTEEAPNDGVPVGMGVPAEVVGLLERAFLSLHEREDGKRLLEEIFTADRFEPAPRMGYRALYRVALASL, encoded by the coding sequence ATGCCCGCGCCTCCCCCACATCCGGCTCGCGTGTCCTTCCGCTTCGGACTGCCGCCCTCGCTGGGCAGTGGGCCGGCGCGGGAGCGGGCCGAGTCGTTGACCGTCTTCCTGGAGCGCGCCCTGCGCCGCAAGGTGGAGGTGGGCGTGGCGGCCAGCTACGAGGCGCTGGCCAAGGATCTGCTCGCGGGCCGGGCGGATGCCGTCTGGGCGCCGCCCTTCGTGTGCGCGCGGATGGAGGCCATGGGGGTGCGGGTGCTGGCGCGAGGGGTGCGGCGGGGCCGCTCGTCCTACCGCTCGGCCCTGGTGGTGCGCGCGGGCTCGGGGCTGACCCTGGACACGCTCCAGGGCCGGCGCATGGCGTGGGTGGACCGGGACTCGGTGGGCGGCTACCTGCTGCCGGCCGCGTACCTGAAGGCCCGGGGGCAGGAGCCGGGCAAGGTCTTCTCCGCGCAGCACTTCACGGGCTCCTACCAGGCGGCGCTGGAGGCGGTGCGGGACGGGACGGCGGACGTGGCGAGCATCTTCTGCCCGCCGGAGTCCACGGGGCTCATCTACGCGGACGGGGTGGACGTGGTGCTGCCGGGCCAGAGTGGCGCGTTCGAACTGCTGGCGTACACGGAAGAAGCCCCCAACGACGGCGTGCCCGTGGGAATGGGTGTGCCCGCCGAGGTGGTGGGGCTGCTGGAGCGCGCGTTTCTCTCGCTGCACGAGCGCGAGGACGGCAAGCGCCTGCTGGAGGAGATCTTCACCGCGGATCGCTTCGAGCCCGCGCCGCGCATGGGCTACCGCGCGCTCTACCGCGTGGCCCTCGCGAGCCTCTGA
- a CDS encoding acyl-CoA dehydrogenase family protein, whose protein sequence is MDFSWTSEQEELYDRALTFARTRLAEDPKRQDEGFPRDLWRLCGEFGFLGLPIPEQHGGLGLDTLTTARVMEALGRGCSDTGLAFSVGAHLFACVMPILEGGDDAQKARYLPKLCSGEWVGANAISEPEAGSDVFALKTRAVREGDEYVLDGGKSYVTNGPTADVFLVYAVTNPSHGFMGLSAFLVEKDTPGLQVGRPFEKMGLSTSPIAPIYLEACRVPASARLGPEGQGAPLFKRSMQWERACLFAAYVGVMERVLEQTVDFARGRKQFKRAIGKNQAISHRLADMKQRLESGRLLLYRACWLMDRGQEAAMEVSLAKLVISEAAIQCGLDAIQIHGGMGYVVESGIERVLRDAIPSTLFSGTSEIQRDIIASNLGL, encoded by the coding sequence ATGGACTTCAGTTGGACGAGCGAGCAGGAGGAGTTGTACGACCGGGCACTGACTTTCGCCCGGACCAGGCTGGCCGAGGATCCGAAGCGCCAGGACGAGGGATTCCCTCGCGACCTGTGGCGGTTGTGTGGCGAGTTCGGCTTTCTGGGCCTTCCCATTCCCGAGCAGCACGGGGGCCTGGGGTTGGACACGCTGACGACGGCGCGGGTGATGGAAGCGCTGGGGCGGGGTTGCTCCGATACGGGCCTCGCCTTTTCCGTGGGAGCCCATCTCTTCGCCTGCGTGATGCCCATTCTGGAGGGCGGCGATGACGCGCAGAAGGCCCGCTACCTTCCCAAGCTGTGCTCGGGGGAGTGGGTGGGCGCCAACGCCATCTCCGAGCCCGAGGCCGGCTCCGACGTCTTCGCCCTCAAGACCCGCGCGGTGCGCGAGGGGGACGAGTACGTGCTCGATGGGGGCAAGAGCTATGTCACCAACGGACCCACCGCGGACGTGTTCCTCGTCTACGCCGTCACCAATCCCTCGCACGGCTTCATGGGCCTGAGCGCCTTCCTCGTCGAGAAGGACACGCCGGGCCTCCAGGTGGGGCGGCCCTTCGAGAAGATGGGGCTGTCCACGTCGCCCATCGCCCCCATCTATCTGGAGGCGTGCCGGGTGCCCGCCTCCGCGCGGCTCGGCCCCGAGGGCCAGGGCGCGCCCCTCTTCAAACGCTCCATGCAATGGGAGCGCGCCTGTCTCTTCGCCGCCTACGTGGGCGTGATGGAGCGGGTGCTCGAGCAGACGGTGGACTTCGCCCGCGGCCGCAAGCAGTTCAAGCGGGCCATCGGGAAGAATCAGGCCATCTCCCACCGCCTGGCGGACATGAAGCAGCGGCTCGAGTCGGGACGGCTGCTGCTCTATCGGGCGTGCTGGTTGATGGATCGCGGTCAGGAAGCGGCGATGGAAGTGTCCCTCGCCAAGCTGGTGATCAGTGAAGCCGCCATCCAGTGCGGACTGGACGCCATCCAGATTCACGGCGGAATGGGCTACGTGGTCGAATCGGGCATCGAGCGGGTGCTGCGCGATGCCATTCCCAGTACCCTCTTTTCCGGCACCTCGGAAATCCAGCGGGACATCATCGCCAGCAACCTGGGCCTATGA
- a CDS encoding TerB family tellurite resistance protein, whose translation MPREQAVKARKERNAALVEVMLLAAMADGQVSQVELQTLLRRVIERPEFEGTKPEELNALVVASAQRLSKAHDMEEILASFRARLPDHKTRMLGFGLAAAIAFSDHRATRTELGLLKMFQAALGISEDEVARIIDVIEGGGSLAEALGEPLERLYAEVMVLVSAADGKLKEAEARELVESFASDPLFHNVSPERAQEFVSEAVSALMAEGLPQRLQVLAHGLTTHAQRVKAYRLATKIAHAGGQEPSAGEQRLLHILQATFGLADDEVERMDRQA comes from the coding sequence ATGCCTCGAGAACAGGCAGTAAAGGCGCGCAAGGAGCGCAACGCGGCGCTGGTGGAGGTGATGTTGCTGGCGGCCATGGCCGACGGCCAGGTGAGCCAGGTGGAGCTGCAGACCCTGCTGCGGCGGGTGATTGAACGCCCCGAGTTCGAGGGCACGAAGCCCGAGGAGCTCAACGCCCTGGTGGTGGCGAGCGCCCAGCGCCTGTCCAAGGCGCATGACATGGAGGAGATCCTCGCCTCGTTCCGGGCGCGGCTGCCGGACCACAAGACGCGGATGCTGGGCTTCGGGCTCGCGGCGGCCATCGCGTTCTCGGACCACCGGGCCACGCGCACGGAGCTGGGCCTGCTCAAGATGTTCCAGGCCGCGCTCGGCATCTCCGAGGACGAGGTGGCGCGCATCATCGACGTCATCGAGGGCGGAGGCAGTCTCGCCGAGGCGCTGGGCGAGCCGCTCGAGCGCCTGTACGCCGAGGTGATGGTGCTGGTGAGCGCGGCGGACGGGAAGTTGAAGGAGGCCGAGGCGCGCGAGCTCGTGGAGAGCTTCGCGTCGGATCCGCTCTTCCACAACGTGAGCCCCGAGCGGGCGCAGGAGTTCGTGAGCGAGGCGGTCTCGGCGCTCATGGCCGAGGGCCTGCCGCAGCGCTTGCAGGTGCTGGCGCACGGGCTCACCACGCACGCCCAGCGCGTCAAGGCCTACCGCCTGGCGACGAAGATCGCCCATGCGGGCGGCCAGGAGCCCAGCGCGGGCGAGCAGCGCCTCCTCCACATCCTCCAGGCGACCTTCGGGCTCGCGGACGACGAAGTGGAGCGCATGGACCGCCAGGCCTGA
- a CDS encoding beta-ketoacyl synthase N-terminal-like domain-containing protein, with protein MRFPGAEGPRELWKLLCNATDATGDIPSSRWDMASLHDSAADRPGKIRNRRAGLIQGVETADPHAFRLPKRELRQMDPQHRVLLECAWHALEDAGIPFDSLRGSRTGVFMGVNFNDFQKMLSRDWNTLDGYALLGTTASFAANRISYAFDLRGPSSCSSVGCVSSTVALHDACRSLALGEVELALAGGVDLMLSPDSSIMLSQAGVFSVKGQCRTLAADADGYIRGEGAGVVVLKPLSQVDASDRVYAVIRGSAVNHNGRNEWIMATSASAQEEVILQACEQGGVEAASLDYVELHGSAFSKGDEAEAIAIGAAFGKQRPVDCRLGAVSNNLGYLGAAGGIAQLIKVCLSLYHRTLPPTIHVDVPNPNIPFKELGLRIQSTLEAWPERGPGQPRRAGVVTTSLGGTNTFVVLEAAPDAIAPEASASRTESQLLVLSALTTEALRQRALQLKDFLSGTASPESLDDLCFTAAFKREHHRHRAAVIAKGRDGLVRLLGALVESSGQSLLMEEGSPPELIEAARVYADGGVLSRDSFPVANGRCVDLPLYPFQRQRLWPEWLSPEVVSRSPSAAPASAPTAPPPQVDGFQSLQDVPVSQRESRVVELLRGQVAEVLGLESAGFELQDRTFFELGMNSVGITLLKERISRTLGVTLPTLSFFEHPRPEPLAKLILTRLESRTEVRREEEQLARETARDEQALVEHIAGLSEDQARELLARKLAELNIEVE; from the coding sequence TTGCGGTTTCCCGGCGCGGAAGGCCCCCGTGAGCTGTGGAAATTGTTGTGTAATGCAACCGATGCGACCGGAGACATTCCTTCCAGCCGCTGGGACATGGCGTCGCTGCACGATTCCGCCGCGGATCGCCCCGGGAAGATTCGCAACCGCCGCGCGGGGTTGATCCAGGGCGTGGAGACGGCGGATCCCCATGCGTTCCGCTTGCCGAAGCGGGAGCTGCGGCAGATGGATCCCCAGCATCGCGTGTTGCTCGAGTGCGCCTGGCACGCCCTGGAGGACGCGGGCATTCCCTTCGACTCCCTGCGTGGCAGCCGGACGGGTGTCTTCATGGGCGTCAATTTCAACGACTTCCAGAAGATGCTCTCCCGGGACTGGAACACCCTCGACGGATACGCCCTGCTCGGCACGACGGCGTCCTTCGCGGCGAACCGCATTTCCTATGCGTTCGATCTCCGGGGCCCCAGCTCCTGCTCGAGCGTGGGTTGTGTTTCCTCGACGGTCGCCCTGCACGACGCCTGCCGGAGCCTCGCCCTGGGCGAGGTGGAGCTGGCACTCGCGGGCGGCGTGGATCTCATGCTCTCGCCCGACAGCAGCATCATGCTGTCGCAGGCGGGGGTGTTTTCCGTGAAGGGGCAGTGCCGCACGTTGGCCGCGGACGCGGACGGCTACATCCGCGGCGAGGGCGCTGGGGTGGTCGTGCTCAAGCCCTTGTCCCAGGTGGATGCGAGTGATCGCGTCTACGCGGTCATTCGTGGCAGTGCCGTCAATCACAACGGCCGGAATGAATGGATCATGGCCACCAGCGCCTCGGCGCAGGAAGAGGTCATCCTCCAGGCCTGTGAGCAGGGCGGGGTGGAGGCCGCCAGCCTCGACTATGTCGAGCTTCACGGCTCGGCCTTCTCGAAGGGGGATGAGGCCGAGGCCATCGCCATCGGAGCCGCCTTCGGCAAGCAGCGGCCCGTCGATTGCCGGCTCGGCGCCGTCAGCAACAACCTGGGCTATCTGGGAGCCGCGGGCGGCATCGCGCAGCTCATCAAGGTGTGTCTGTCCCTGTATCACCGCACCCTTCCTCCGACGATCCACGTGGATGTTCCCAATCCGAACATCCCGTTCAAGGAACTCGGATTGCGGATCCAGTCGACCCTGGAGGCCTGGCCCGAGCGGGGCCCCGGACAGCCTCGGCGGGCCGGTGTCGTGACGACTTCGCTGGGGGGCACCAATACCTTCGTGGTCCTGGAGGCCGCACCCGATGCGATTGCCCCGGAGGCGTCCGCTTCCCGGACGGAAAGCCAGCTCCTGGTGCTCTCGGCGCTCACGACCGAGGCGCTTCGCCAGCGGGCACTCCAACTGAAGGACTTCCTCTCCGGTACGGCTTCTCCGGAGTCCCTGGACGACCTCTGCTTCACGGCCGCTTTCAAACGCGAGCATCACCGTCATCGCGCGGCGGTGATCGCCAAGGGACGGGATGGGCTGGTGCGACTCCTGGGCGCGCTCGTGGAGTCCTCCGGGCAGTCTCTCTTGATGGAGGAGGGCTCGCCTCCCGAGCTCATCGAGGCCGCGCGGGTCTATGCCGACGGTGGGGTGCTGTCCCGGGACTCCTTCCCCGTGGCCAACGGGCGTTGCGTGGACCTGCCCCTCTATCCCTTCCAGCGGCAACGCCTGTGGCCGGAATGGCTGTCACCCGAAGTGGTCTCCCGTTCTCCTTCGGCCGCGCCCGCGAGCGCTCCCACCGCGCCTCCTCCTCAGGTGGATGGCTTCCAGTCGCTCCAGGATGTGCCCGTGAGCCAGCGTGAGTCCCGGGTGGTGGAGTTGTTGCGCGGACAGGTCGCGGAAGTGCTGGGCCTGGAGTCCGCCGGGTTCGAGCTCCAGGACAGGACCTTCTTCGAGTTGGGGATGAACTCCGTGGGCATCACCCTGTTGAAGGAGCGCATCTCACGAACCCTCGGCGTCACGCTGCCGACGCTGAGCTTTTTCGAGCACCCGCGGCCCGAGCCGTTGGCGAAGTTGATCCTGACCCGGTTGGAGTCGCGGACAGAGGTCAGGCGGGAAGAAGAACAGTTGGCGCGAGAGACCGCGCGGGATGAACAGGCGCTGGTCGAGCACATCGCCGGGTTGTCCGAGGACCAAGCCCGCGAGCTCCTCGCCCGGAAGCTGGCGGAACTCAATATCGAGGTCGAGTGA